agaggcacggccgtgactcgcgaaagcaaaaccactACTCTCGTGAAAGGGAAAAACACGTTTTTTCCTgcaatttttttaaatatttttttatccaaaagctaaggaagaccgataGAAAACCAAAACATCAAAATCCAAAAAAAAACATTTAAAAAAGCCGAAAACGTGTGCGAATTTTTTTTCGAAGAGAGCGCCAAGAGCGCAACACATGACGAACGGCTGAGAGCacgccaagtgacgctgatcgttaTGAGGCTTCCGAAGaagcgctcgtcaactagttgctctcgGTACTAGTGGGCAGCACATGAGAGAGTAGTTTTTCCTATGAGCGAAATGAGAGAGAGTAGGTATGTAACAGAGGTATGGATCCAAGGCCCAAAAGGCAAAAAGCTAAAAGCCCATCCACTATCGCAGAGCTCCCACCGGCGTCCGCGTGCCCGGTGCGTGCGCGCACGCCATTCGCGTCGCCCTAGTGCGGCCGCGGCTTTCTCTCTTTCAACCTTTTTTTCCCCAGAAAAGCTTAAGCCACTTTTCACCAgccatgacatgtgggtcccgcgcTCGACGTGGCCCGGCCGCTCAGCGATGGAAGACGGCGACGGAAAAGTTGCACCAAAACCCCTCGCTCCACGGCGCACTCACTCATCAGGACGAGAGTGAGGGGAGAAGAGGAATGTGCGCGACGACGACGGCACGCTCGAGGGTCTCTCCCTCCTCCGCTCGCTAGTGTGGCCCCCGTCTCTCCGCTCGCCGCCGGGCCGAATCGCGCGCCCGCGCGCCCACCCCCGACGCCGCCATGGATTTCCTCTGCCCCGGCGATCCGACGGTACGGCTCCTAAACCCCTCGCGCGCGCCGGATTTCCCCCTTTTCGAATGCGCGCTGTGTTGATCAGGACGCGGCGGTGGTTTCTGCAGGTCTGGGACGGGAGGCGTTTCGCCCCGTGCTTCGCGGATTTATATCCTTTTTCCTCCTTCGTTGTGCGGGTGGTGACGATCGGAAATCGTTTTTGGCTTTGCTATTCCTTAATTTTGCTCCGCGTCGCACGGTGCTGGGGCTCGGGGGGAATGTGGTCGCCGCGGTCGCCGTCCTGACGCTCTTCATCGCCAGGAGGAACGCGTCTAGAGCCGAGGTACTGGTCCGACTGTGTTCAGAACTGATTAACTGCTCTGGTAAATTAGTTCGTATCAAAGTAAATAGGAGTATATCTTAATCGATACTTATAGTGGATACATGGTTGATGGCACCAACTTATTATTTGCTGGTGAGGCATCGCAGCACCGAGCAAAATCGCATACAAGTTCAGCTCAGTTTGCTTGCAATTGGGCCTCTCGAGTTTGAGGATGTCTGAAAGCACGAAGACAGTTAACTAGTGACAGAGACAACAATACAACATATATGATTATTTGCGGGACCTGTCATTCTCAAGGTGTTATTATTGTCTGTTTACAAATTCTAGGACAGTCGGATGCTGACAGCTATTTCTTACAGGCAGACCATTTATGTACTTATACTAATCTAGAGTGTTGAGTTTACTATCTATTAAACAATAGGTTGAAACAGGGGTTCAGTTAATAATATGCTGAAGGATGaattgctatgcaacttccatgtATTTCAGAACTCACTGAAGGTCTTTGTTGCCGGTTGGTTTTCTACCAGTTGGAGTACTGAACTCAAAGATTCTAGCTGATGATCTGTTTGATGTTTCTAGTGGAGAACAAATATGTCCTGTTTGAATAAGTGGAGAACTGAGAGTTGCTTAAATGTTGCAGAAGTTTAATCATCAAATATGCCATGTTTGCAACGATAGTTAATTAGACTTCAATTAGCGATTATAATTTTATACACTGTTATTACTTTTTGCCAATGTTCTTTTAACGATTATAATTTCACTCGCTGCTTCAGAACGTCAGGAGACGTTTACCAGAAAAGTTGTTTGTGTTCGGCATACCTAGCTTTGCAGCCTGCCTTTCTTTGCTTGGACTAATTGTGCTCGTAAAGAAGAAAATTGAAGGGATAGATGTCCCAAACCACGAATCATTCTTCAGGTGCTCCCAGTTTCTTGCATGGGTAAGAGGTTCATTACAATAACGATCTGCATGCTCTTCCTTTCCAGCCGGCCATTATAGTCTGTCCTTTGAATAGGTAGCTGTTCTTATCTCTGCCAATGGCCCTTGGTCCGAAATAATATGCAACCCAATCATATGCATCTGCTGGATGTTGAAGATTCTTCTAGAGATACCTCATTTGCAATACAAGCTTACAGAAATGAAGGTATTCCATTTTACACACAATCTGCTGTCTTTTCTTCCCTTTGAGTGATGCTTCTTTGTTATGGATACGAGTTATGACACTCTTCTCTACGATTTTCTGCTGTATTACGATAACCTATAATTTCTCTGTCCATTCAACTGTTTCTTTAGCTGGCATGGTACTGCAAGTTGCATACAAAATTGACATGAAATGGCAGCtacacaaaaagaagcatctagtTTATGCTCTGTTTTGGTGTTCATTACAGGCAATGGCCTATGTTACAGAGATCGTCTCATTCTCTACATCAATTACATTTGGACTTTTTCTTATTGTCATAACTGCAGTACACAAATTATGCAACAAAAGGTAACTGGTTGTAAATCACCCACAGCACATTATTGTTTTTATTAATGCTTAAATCGGTTTTTATCTTTTAGGAACTAGGAATTATACTTGGAGCAAGCATGTTGCTTATCATGAAATGCAACCTAAGTCATTGGTATATCATGTATAAATAACTTATGCTTAGTCATTCTAATTAGTACACTCTTGTGCTTTATTTTAATCTTACCATCCTCTATTTTATGTTTGTTGTTGTTAAATGAGGCAAAGTCAAACTACAACTGTAATTTGTTTTGGATCCATGCAGGCTGCATCCTCTATTTAACTTTAACCTAGGCACGCTAGACAATTCTTTTGCCAAGCACAGCAACCTAGCTACTCTGTTGAATAATCAACCCTGTGTTGTTATTCATACTGAGCTGTGTTCCTCACAATTCATGTAAAGCTGTGTGCTGTGTTGTTCTCTTTCAGAGAAGTTAACTCTATCGAAGCTCCCCTCATTCCGAGCAATGAAAATTCTGAGGCTGAAAATGCAAACTTGGTATGACGTTTTTGTAATCCCTTTTTGAGTTCCTGTTGTACATTCAGGATGTGTGCAATTTCGTATGTTATAAATGCATAATTTTGCCTAAACTCGTCAAGTTAATGTTAACTTTCCTCTCATAAAAATATATGGCATCTTTGTTTCGAGGGCAAGTGATTTGTGTGGTACAAATGGCATCCCTGTATTGGGTGCAGGTGTCAGCCCCAAACAGCTGAAAACTCCAAGTGACAATTGCAAACATGGCAGGAATAGTTGAATCAATATTAAGGTTATGCCAACCTACAATCCACACCTGCAAACATGTTCCTCTAAAACCATGCCAGTATGTTAATGTAAACCTTTGGTGTATGAAAAAAATATGTTCCTGCTACTTGATTATTTGTAATTTGGACACTGGTATTTCGCTTCTATTAACCAAATTACATAGTTCAGCTTCTGAGTTTCTCTATGCTTTATGTCCTGTCCTCTCAGATAAATAAGCAGCACAATGTCTGGGAACTGTTGACTTTTAAGTCTGTTAATCCAATGATGGACATTGGTATCAGAAGACAACTAGACTTCACAGATCTACTTGAATTACCCGCTGAGCTCAAAACTGCTTCCTGTTATGACAAACTTCTGTCTTCCTGGACTGCTGAACATCAAAAATACCATGCTGATTCTTCTCTACTTAGAGCTATGTTTTACGCTTATGGATGGTCCTACTTACGTTTGGGCATACTAAAGGTACCTTTTTAAAATTATTATAGATCAGCTGAGTAAATTTATGTCGTATATATGAGTTAGTTGTTCGGGGTTGTAATTTTATTAAAGAGGGCGTGGGATTTATGACACAGAAGTACATGATCTCTTTCTGCATCCCCCTTCTATAGCCATGTTGCATACATGACCAGATTAACCAAGTTACAAAAAAAAAGGATTATCATATTGCTATTGAAAACTCCATGTACTAGATGCTGGGATGGATTTTATTAATTTGATACGGGTCCTGTGACAGACAGCTTTGTGATTAATATATTGCTAGCAGTTCACAAAAAGGAGGTTGATGTACTTGGTTAATAATTTCTATCTTGTTCAACGAATGCTGGCAAAATTATTGCTTAGAATGAACCCTACATTCACAGATTGTTTTGTTTTCTaatatattattataatttccgtTCGTGCAGGTGATAAATGACAGTATCAGTTTTGTAAGCCCACTGCTACTCAACAAGTTCATAAAGCTTATTCAAGGTGTTGTTTCCTAAAAATCTACAAGGCTTTCCACTAAAAATTTCCAAGGATAATAACTGCCATGTTCCTCTGGCACTAAAACTTGCACTATACAGAGTGTTTCTTTAGTTTGCTTCACATGGATAGCTCAGGAAAACCAAAGACAATCAGCAAATATTCTCACAAGCTTTTTAGAAGTAATTCTTAGGATGCTGCTGCTAGTTCTTGTAGAAGCACTGCATAATATGTTGGGATTCATCAATAAATAAACTACAAGATGTATCTGAATAATGTTCCTTATCAAAGTAGCATCCATTATACTGGTTTGTTTGTGCTTTTTAGCCATGTAAATAAACCAAGCTACATCTTCTGGTATTTATCAACATTTCTTTTGTCAGGTTCCGTTGGCATGGATGGATATATTATTGCCATTTCCCTAGGATTGACTTCGATTATCAAGTAAATCTTCTCACCACAAATTAATTGTGCGTTTTCGTGTGATCTGGAAGTCTAGCTAGACACATTATTCTTAACTCAGTCTTAGATACTGATGAGCTACAAGTGAATTTTGCAGCAAAAATAGTCACAATTTATGaaaatgatttttttttattttggtacTTCACCTCGAGTGTTGGGTCCATTTTAGTTTTTTCTTTAAATTTGGAAGTGTAGACATATTGTTTTTAACCGAGTCTTAGACAGTGATGAGTTATAGTTGAAAATTGTGGTAACATAGTCATGAAGATGAAAAATTTATTTTTGATACTTCAACAAGAGTGACGAGTCTTTCTTTTAGCAGAAAGTGATGAGTCCATTTTATGTATTGAATTTATTGAGATCCACAGCATGCCTTCAGTTTCATTTTGAACGAAATAAACATTCAGTTTAAAAGTTGCAAACCGCGTAAGCCTCTTTTTTATTCACTGACGGACAGGTTATGTGATAGGCATTGTGGTCTTCTCATGTTATCTTCTGAAGAATGATGCATCATGCCGTACACTTGTACTGGTGTCAcatatttattttactgctgctttAGCTAGATTGGTTTCGTCCTGAATGGAATAAGTATGATAAAAACAATGACTTCACCAGTTATAATGTCTGACCTCTTGTGGTATTACAAGTGTGGTTTTTTACTTGTCGTAATGACCATACTAAACAATGAAACGACATAAATGCTGAACAATTATTTCCAGATGATTAACCACTTGTGCATCTTTTCAAATCTCATTAGTAATTAACTTTATTCAATTTCTGTTTCACCGTTTGCTAGGTCATTTTTAGATACCCAGTACTCCTTTCGTCTTGCAAAGCTCAAGTTGATGTTGCGATCAAGCATGATGGGAATAGTTTACCAGAAGGTATGCCTACTGTAATTCtgtcaaaaataaaaaaaattaagcaAAGAACATTGCAGTCTGCTTGCATTGTACAATAGTTAATTAAACTGGTCGTGAGGAAATATTACTAAGATGTTTGTATGCATCTTGGCTACTATTCACTTCCCAAGAACGATAGGAATCATCATCTAGGACACTAGGTCACGATTTCCTGACATTCAGTATGGATCCAGTGAGTAGTTTGTATGATAGCTCATGTTTGTTTAGACCAATCTTGTGAGATTGTACAATAGTTGTAGCGCATCTTCTGTTGCTAGCTGCTGCTGTAGAGTGTTTTTTTTTGTTCTTACAAATCAACAAGGAATTTTGTAACAACTTCCGATAGACTTGAAGCATCATTCAAACATTACTTGACTTACCTTTGTCCCTTTTCATTTTGTATGCGCCTTAAAAAACAGTGTCTATGCCTCAGTCTATCTGAGCGTTCTAGGTTTTCTGAAGGAGAGATTCAGACCTTCATGTCTGTTGACGTTGACCGCACAGTAAACATATGTAACAATCTTCACGATGCTTGGAGGTATTTCATTCTCTACTGATTCTTGGCTATTACGAACTTAAATTGTATGCTTGTGCCGCCTTAATTAATTGCAGAATTGCACACTTTGGTGTTTGGTTAGCTTCCCATTGCAGATTGGACTTGCTCTTTACCTACTGTATACACAAGTCAATTATGCATTTCTATCTGGACTTGCAATAACAATCATACTGATACCAGGTATTGGTATTTTTTTAATTGTTTAATGTGAACTAGGTTTCCGTATATCGAGAGAGAGTTGCCAGGTCATAAATCCCATTTTTTCATGTTACTTGTAGATCATTCTTCAGCCTCTCACTTCATCAATGTCTCCGTTTATCTGGGGCGTTGACAGATACATCCTCCAATGCTAGCGCTAACACATAAAAATGTGCATCTTAAAGCAACCATGATTCCATAAATATTGCATCACGTCATGCTAGGCCTTTCTTATCATTACTTCAAGATTGATGTTAAAATTGTGTCATCAAAACACTGCCATATTTTACAGTGAACAAATGGATTTCTACAAGGATTGCTACTGCCACACAAAAAATGATGAAGCAAAAAGATGAGAGGTGAGATAAGCAATTCCTCTCTTACTATCGTGGAACAAAGAAACTATTGTCTTAATTGAATAATAGGAATAGAAAAAAAAGTTTGAGTAATTGTGCAAAAATGTCTGTTGCTATTTTTCTGTGCAGGATAAGTTGTGCAGGAGAACTCTTAGCACACATTAGAACAGTGAAGATGTACAGCTGGGACAAACTATTCACTCAACGCTTGAATAAAAGAAGAGAACTAGAAGTGAAGCATCTTGCGGTGTGCAGTTGCTTGTTAGCAATTTTAAAATTTCTATCAAGTTGCATTTTTGGCACTAGAACTCACAGGTGCTTCTTTTCCTGACAGACTCGAAAATATCTGGATGCATGGTGTGTCTATTTCTGGGCAACCACGCCAACATTGTTCTCCCTTTTCACCTTTTCCATATTTGCAATAATGGGCCACTCACTGGATGCCGCCACGGTAAAGCAATATCTTGAATTATATGTTTGAAACATGCCCTCGGGTCACGGGGTGTGACAAAAACTCCATACATGGATTCTAGGTTTTCACCTGTGTCGCACTCTTCAACACATTAATATCTCCCTTAAACTCATTGCCATGGGTTATTAATGGGATGATTGATGTAAGTTAGATGATCTCTATCTGCTATTGTAATGCCAGATGCATCTCTACCACTGTAACCTTACCTGTATTCTCTGGTATTGCAGTCTGTTATCTCTAGCAGAAGATTGCGCAACTATTTGTCTACTCCAGAGCATTGCTCTTCCGAGTTGACTATCTCAAGTGACGTTGTAAAGGATGATTCCAACAGACATACTGAAACAATCTATGATCCCACAGCTGTTATAATCAGGAACCTATGTTGTTCTTGGTCTAGTACCTCCACTGTTGAGCCCCAAATAATTCTCAGAGACATATCTCTGCAGCTACAGAAAGGCCTCTTCATTGCAATCGTAGGCGAGGTGATTTTTAAAATTGTATAATTATCCTACTACTTTCTTTGAATATTTCTCTTTTAGTTGGTGAAAGAATACCTTGGGGATACTGTATTACTGGCTgaaaatcatatttgaatttgcAATACTATTACCAGTGACACCTTCTTAAATTTTCATTGCCacactttttttcttcttttctccaGCTTCATCGATTCTCTGACACTTCTATAATGCAAATTTGCGTTTGATTTGGATAATGATAGTTGGATAGGAACTTTCACAAGGCTTTCTATTAAGCACCTTAATTTGCCAAGAGGAGTAAAAATAACCACTCTTGTAGAGTGTTGTGGCTATTGCAGTTGTTTTCTGTTAATTGGAAAAATAATAATATTATGTTCATTTTCAGGTTGGTTCAGGCAAGTCATCTTTGCTGAACTCTATTATTGGAGAGATGTCTGTCATCAGTGGTTCTATTAACTCATGCGGTTCAATTGCATATGTACCACAGGTTGTACTTTATGATTTAGAGATGGCTTAAGATTTCGCAGTTGAACTGCATAAAACTTAAATTTTTCATTGGTTTTTGTAGGTACCTTGGATATTATCTGGGTCTTTACGGGATAACATTTTGCTTGGAAAAGGATTTGACACAAGGAGGTAGATTATTAAAATGTTATCTTTACCAATAAGAATCACTTGTTCTACTAATGGTGgtgcttttttatttttcttaaaagCTGAAATACCTGGTGTTTATTGtgtaatattttaattattattctGTGTTGGAGCATTTATGTAGATATGAAGAAGTAATACAAGCATGTACCCTTGATGTTGACATCTCAACAATGATTGGGGGAGATATGTCACATATTGGAGAGAAAGGTCTCAACTTATCGGGTGGACAGAGAGCCCGTCTAGCATTGGCAAGGTCATATTAAAAACATTGTGCAGTTGACACTGGAAAGTCCAAAGTTTTTGTACTAACAACGTGATCATATACTTGCAGGGCTTTGTATCATGACTCTGATGTATACTTGTTCGATGATATACTTAGTGCAGTTGACTCACAGGTTGCTTCATGGATCCTCGAAAAAGCCATTATGGGACCACAAATGAAGCGAAAAACACGATTATTAAGCACCCACAATCTCCAGGTAATGATTTTCTGATCTCACCAAAGCAAATTGTAGCATGTTGTTTCTAAATGCATGAAACGAGCATTTAATTTGATAGCAAGAAAATGAAGATAGCTTCCACTAAAACAACAACAACGTTtcctttttcttcaggctatttatGCTGCAGATATGATTGTGGTCATGGCTAATGGATTTGTCAAATGGTTCGGGACATTGGACAGTTTCTTGGCAACTCCATATTCAAAAATATCTAATCCAGATAGTTCATCTGCTGTCTCAGCAACAAGTTCACAAAAAAATAAAGGACCAAGCACCTTTGAATTCAACACTAAAGATGTGCTTGACAATGGTTCAGTGGTTGATCAGGAGGAACAAAGAGATCAGACTGAAGCAGAGGGCAGGAAAGAAGGCATGGTTGAGATAATTGTGTACAAGTGAGTTGTTTTGCAATATTGTTGATTTACTGCATTGAATAGTGGAAGCTTCTTAAACTTCCTACTACAACTAAACCGAAATGATTATTTCTACAGAAAATATGCAACACTTGCAGGGTGGTCAATGGTATTTCTGATATTTGTGAGTGCATTCTTAATGCAAGCATCTCGTAATGGCAATGATCTTTGGTTGACTTACTGGGTGGATAGCAGTTCAGGCACCAATAACACAAGATTTTATCTGGTAAGAGTGCTCTCTATCTAAGAATACTGAATTTGAACAGTTATTATTATAAATATGTTATCTATATCTGGTCACTCAAAACAGAAGACAACGTGTGAAATAAATAAGATCTGATGTGCATTTTTGCTTATCAAAGATTTTGATCTGTGTAGACTATCCTTGCTGGGTTTGGCATAATCAACTCCTTTTTCACATTGGGAAGGGCATTTTCTTTTGCATATGGCGGTCTGTGTGCAGCAATTCAGATACATGCCGATCTTCTTGGCAGTCTAATTGGTGCCCCAGTTTCTTTTTTCGACCAAAATCCCAGTGGCCGAATACTGAATAGGTTAGTATGTCAGGAATCTTCAGCAAACTCTGCAATACAGAAACATCCTTGATGAACTTTATGAACTTCCAGATTATCGTCAGACCTCTACACTGTTGATGATTCCCTTCCATTTATCCTCAATATATTTGTGGCCAACTTCTTCAGCTTACTTGGCACCCTTGTTGTTTTGTGTTATTCACAGGTAAATATGCAATAGTTTTACTATAATTCTAATGTGGGCCGACATTATATTCAAATAAATTAATTCACTTAGCTTGTAACTCATGAATGTTCCCATGCAGGTTACATTTCTACTCATCTTAGTCCCTCTCTGGCTTATCTACAGCAAAGTGCAGGTACTGTTATCCATTTCCTTAGTTTGTGCTTTTCTTCACTAAGGCTATGGTCCTTCACATTCTTCCAATTTTTTAAAATTCATTATTCGAACATTCTCAATGCATGTTATGTGTTAGCCTAAATACATTTACAGTGTGGAACCTGGTTCTTTTGCACTGTACATATGCTCTACTTTTGGAGAAACAAATTAACATTCTGTGCAGTTCTATTACAGGTCGACATCACGTGAAGTAAGACGGCTTGACAGTGTTGCTCGTTCACCTATCTATTCATCTTTTACAGAGACACTTGATGGTTCATCAACGATAAGAGCATTCCAAAAGGAGGTATGTTAATTACATCAGGACTATTGAAAATTATATGAAGGATACCAGAGCCTTTGCCTTCATTTGAACCTAGCTGTTAGAACTTTAAAGCTCAAGTGACTTGTGTTGATGTGATTTGTTCAAGATACTGACGGTAAAATACACAGGGTTTTTTCTTAGAGAGGTTCATCCAACAACTGACGCTATATCAGAAAACATCCTACTCTGAACTTACTGCTAGTCTGTGGCTCTCATTAAGACTCCAGGTATAACTCTTTGTCAAGGGATAGTAACTTCATCTTCTGTTATGAAACCATGAATCTTTATCTATTAGTTAGGCCTATCGCGCAGTCAATGTATTAACTAGCAGATCACTTTAGTTGTTGGCAGGGTTGGTCATTTTGTTCATCGCCGTGATTTCCGTTGTTGGCTTCCATAGCAACTCTCCTGTTAAGTTTGGTACACCTGGACTGGTAAGTATGACAGGGAAGAAATTACCAACTCCAGGCTCATTTGTTTACATTTCTGTTCCTGTTGAAAATATTGGTATGTTTGAACTATGTAGAATTTAAGATAGAGAAAATAAGAGATTACCAACTCCAGGCTCATTTTTTTACATTTCTGTTCCTGTTGAAAATATTGGTATGTTTGAACTATAGACT
The sequence above is drawn from the Triticum aestivum cultivar Chinese Spring chromosome 7A, IWGSC CS RefSeq v2.1, whole genome shotgun sequence genome and encodes:
- the LOC123154925 gene encoding ABC transporter C family member 13 isoform X1, translating into MDFLCPGDPTVWDGRRFAPCFADLVLGLGGNVVAAVAVLTLFIARRNASRAENVRRRLPEKLFVFGIPSFAACLSLLGLIVLVKKKIEGIDVPNHESFFRCSQFLAWVAVLISANGPWSEIICNPIICICWMLKILLEIPHLQYKLTEMKAMAYVTEIVSFSTSITFGLFLIVITAVHKLCNKREVNSIEAPLIPSNENSEAENANLINKQHNVWELLTFKSVNPMMDIGIRRQLDFTDLLELPAELKTASCYDKLLSSWTAEHQKYHADSSLLRAMFYAYGWSYLRLGILKVINDSISFVSPLLLNKFIKLIQGSVGMDGYIIAISLGLTSIIKSFLDTQYSFRLAKLKLMLRSSMMGIVYQKCLCLSLSERSRFSEGEIQTFMSVDVDRTVNICNNLHDAWSFPLQIGLALYLLYTQVNYAFLSGLAITIILIPVNKWISTRIATATQKMMKQKDERISCAGELLAHIRTVKMYSWDKLFTQRLNKRRELEVKHLATRKYLDAWCVYFWATTPTLFSLFTFSIFAIMGHSLDAATVFTCVALFNTLISPLNSLPWVINGMIDSVISSRRLRNYLSTPEHCSSELTISSDVVKDDSNRHTETIYDPTAVIIRNLCCSWSSTSTVEPQIILRDISLQLQKGLFIAIVGEVGSGKSSLLNSIIGEMSVISGSINSCGSIAYVPQVPWILSGSLRDNILLGKGFDTRRYEEVIQACTLDVDISTMIGGDMSHIGEKGLNLSGGQRARLALARALYHDSDVYLFDDILSAVDSQVASWILEKAIMGPQMKRKTRLLSTHNLQAIYAADMIVVMANGFVKWFGTLDSFLATPYSKISNPDSSSAVSATSSQKNKGPSTFEFNTKDVLDNGSVVDQEEQRDQTEAEGRKEGMVEIIVYKKYATLAGWSMVFLIFVSAFLMQASRNGNDLWLTYWVDSSSGTNNTRFYLTILAGFGIINSFFTLGRAFSFAYGGLCAAIQIHADLLGSLIGAPVSFFDQNPSGRILNRLSSDLYTVDDSLPFILNIFVANFFSLLGTLVVLCYSQVTFLLILVPLWLIYSKVQFYYRSTSREVRRLDSVARSPIYSSFTETLDGSSTIRAFQKEGFFLERFIQQLTLYQKTSYSELTASLWLSLRLQLLAGLVILFIAVISVVGFHSNSPVKFGTPGLVGLALSYAAPVVSLLNSFLTTFTETEKEMISVERVVEYVGIPQEELQGSEAPDRSWPTEGKIEFEHVTLRYKADLPPALNEISFHIESGMQVGIIGRTGAGKSSILNALFRLTPICNGRILVDGFDVAKVAVQDLRGHFAVVPQSPFLFDGSLRENLDPFGITTDIRIWEALEKCHMKAEIESIGGLNIHVKESGGSFSVGQRQLLCLARAILKSSKVLCLDECTANVDNQTAFLLQKTISAECKGMTVLTIAHRISTVMKMDNILVLDQGKLVEEGNPEVLMNDDRSRFSRFAKASM
- the LOC123154925 gene encoding ABC transporter C family member 13 isoform X2, which codes for MAVLISANGPWSEIICNPIICICWMLKILLEIPHLQYKLTEMKAMAYVTEIVSFSTSITFGLFLIVITAVHKLCNKREVNSIEAPLIPSNENSEAENANLINKQHNVWELLTFKSVNPMMDIGIRRQLDFTDLLELPAELKTASCYDKLLSSWTAEHQKYHADSSLLRAMFYAYGWSYLRLGILKVINDSISFVSPLLLNKFIKLIQGSVGMDGYIIAISLGLTSIIKSFLDTQYSFRLAKLKLMLRSSMMGIVYQKCLCLSLSERSRFSEGEIQTFMSVDVDRTVNICNNLHDAWSFPLQIGLALYLLYTQVNYAFLSGLAITIILIPVNKWISTRIATATQKMMKQKDERISCAGELLAHIRTVKMYSWDKLFTQRLNKRRELEVKHLATRKYLDAWCVYFWATTPTLFSLFTFSIFAIMGHSLDAATVFTCVALFNTLISPLNSLPWVINGMIDSVISSRRLRNYLSTPEHCSSELTISSDVVKDDSNRHTETIYDPTAVIIRNLCCSWSSTSTVEPQIILRDISLQLQKGLFIAIVGEVGSGKSSLLNSIIGEMSVISGSINSCGSIAYVPQVPWILSGSLRDNILLGKGFDTRRYEEVIQACTLDVDISTMIGGDMSHIGEKGLNLSGGQRARLALARALYHDSDVYLFDDILSAVDSQVASWILEKAIMGPQMKRKTRLLSTHNLQAIYAADMIVVMANGFVKWFGTLDSFLATPYSKISNPDSSSAVSATSSQKNKGPSTFEFNTKDVLDNGSVVDQEEQRDQTEAEGRKEGMVEIIVYKKYATLAGWSMVFLIFVSAFLMQASRNGNDLWLTYWVDSSSGTNNTRFYLTILAGFGIINSFFTLGRAFSFAYGGLCAAIQIHADLLGSLIGAPVSFFDQNPSGRILNRLSSDLYTVDDSLPFILNIFVANFFSLLGTLVVLCYSQVTFLLILVPLWLIYSKVQFYYRSTSREVRRLDSVARSPIYSSFTETLDGSSTIRAFQKEGFFLERFIQQLTLYQKTSYSELTASLWLSLRLQLLAGLVILFIAVISVVGFHSNSPVKFGTPGLVGLALSYAAPVVSLLNSFLTTFTETEKEMISVERVVEYVGIPQEELQGSEAPDRSWPTEGKIEFEHVTLRYKADLPPALNEISFHIESGMQVGIIGRTGAGKSSILNALFRLTPICNGRILVDGFDVAKVAVQDLRGHFAVVPQSPFLFDGSLRENLDPFGITTDIRIWEALEKCHMKAEIESIGGLNIHVKESGGSFSVGQRQLLCLARAILKSSKVLCLDECTANVDNQTAFLLQKTISAECKGMTVLTIAHRISTVMKMDNILVLDQGKLVEEGNPEVLMNDDRSRFSRFAKASM
- the LOC123154925 gene encoding ABC transporter C family member 13 isoform X3, with translation MMDIGIRRQLDFTDLLELPAELKTASCYDKLLSSWTAEHQKYHADSSLLRAMFYAYGWSYLRLGILKVINDSISFVSPLLLNKFIKLIQGSVGMDGYIIAISLGLTSIIKSFLDTQYSFRLAKLKLMLRSSMMGIVYQKCLCLSLSERSRFSEGEIQTFMSVDVDRTVNICNNLHDAWSFPLQIGLALYLLYTQVNYAFLSGLAITIILIPVNKWISTRIATATQKMMKQKDERISCAGELLAHIRTVKMYSWDKLFTQRLNKRRELEVKHLATRKYLDAWCVYFWATTPTLFSLFTFSIFAIMGHSLDAATVFTCVALFNTLISPLNSLPWVINGMIDSVISSRRLRNYLSTPEHCSSELTISSDVVKDDSNRHTETIYDPTAVIIRNLCCSWSSTSTVEPQIILRDISLQLQKGLFIAIVGEVGSGKSSLLNSIIGEMSVISGSINSCGSIAYVPQVPWILSGSLRDNILLGKGFDTRRYEEVIQACTLDVDISTMIGGDMSHIGEKGLNLSGGQRARLALARALYHDSDVYLFDDILSAVDSQVASWILEKAIMGPQMKRKTRLLSTHNLQAIYAADMIVVMANGFVKWFGTLDSFLATPYSKISNPDSSSAVSATSSQKNKGPSTFEFNTKDVLDNGSVVDQEEQRDQTEAEGRKEGMVEIIVYKKYATLAGWSMVFLIFVSAFLMQASRNGNDLWLTYWVDSSSGTNNTRFYLTILAGFGIINSFFTLGRAFSFAYGGLCAAIQIHADLLGSLIGAPVSFFDQNPSGRILNRLSSDLYTVDDSLPFILNIFVANFFSLLGTLVVLCYSQVTFLLILVPLWLIYSKVQFYYRSTSREVRRLDSVARSPIYSSFTETLDGSSTIRAFQKEGFFLERFIQQLTLYQKTSYSELTASLWLSLRLQLLAGLVILFIAVISVVGFHSNSPVKFGTPGLVGLALSYAAPVVSLLNSFLTTFTETEKEMISVERVVEYVGIPQEELQGSEAPDRSWPTEGKIEFEHVTLRYKADLPPALNEISFHIESGMQVGIIGRTGAGKSSILNALFRLTPICNGRILVDGFDVAKVAVQDLRGHFAVVPQSPFLFDGSLRENLDPFGITTDIRIWEALEKCHMKAEIESIGGLNIHVKESGGSFSVGQRQLLCLARAILKSSKVLCLDECTANVDNQTAFLLQKTISAECKGMTVLTIAHRISTVMKMDNILVLDQGKLVEEGNPEVLMNDDRSRFSRFAKASM